The DNA sequence GGGCGATGGCCTTCCGCTCGCCGACCCGCTTCGTCCGCTGGCCGGTGGCGGCGGTCGTGGAGTTCATCCGCAACACTCCGCTGCTGGTGCAGCTGTTCTTCTTCTACTACGTGCTGCCGACCTGGGACATCAAGTTCTCGGCGCTCACCACCGGTGTGATCGCGCTCGGTCTGCACTACTCGACGTACACCGCCGAGGTCTACCGGGCCGGTATCGACGGTGTGCCCAAGGGGCAGTGGGAGGCGGCGACCGCGCTCAGCCTCTCCCGCCGCCGTACCTGGACCGCGGTGATCCTGCCGCAGGCGATCCGCCGAGTGGTGCCCGCTCTGGGCAACTACGTCATCGCGATGCTGAAGGACTCCCCGATGCTCGCGCTGATCGGCGTCGTCGACATGCTGCAGAAGGCGCGCGCGGAGGGCGCGTCGTCCTTCCAGTACATCGAGCCCTACACGATGGTCGGCATCGCCTTCATCGTCATCGCCTATCCGGCTTCCCTTCTGATGCGAGCCCTGGAGCGTCGTCTTGGCCACTGAAACCGACCACACGAATCCTGCCGTGGACGGCAGTGAACTGATCCGCTTCGACCAGGTGACCAAGCGCTTCGGCAGCAATACGGTCCTGGACAACCTCGACTTCTCGGTGTCCTCCGGCAAGCACGTCACCCTGATCGGCCCCTCGGGATCGGGCAAGACCACGATCCTGCGGCTGCTGATGACGCTGATCAAGCCGGACGAGGGCACGATCAAGGTCGACGGCGACTACCTCACCCACGAGGACAAGGGCGGCGCGCTGGTCCCGGCGGGCGAGAAGCACACCCGTGAGGTGCGCAAGAAGATCGGAATGGTCTTCCAGCAGTTCAA is a window from the Streptomyces luomodiensis genome containing:
- the ehuD gene encoding ectoine/hydroxyectoine ABC transporter permease subunit EhuD, whose product is MNWNWDVAKDFLPELGKGLLITLEATALGSVLAFALGLVWAMAFRSPTRFVRWPVAAVVEFIRNTPLLVQLFFFYYVLPTWDIKFSALTTGVIALGLHYSTYTAEVYRAGIDGVPKGQWEAATALSLSRRRTWTAVILPQAIRRVVPALGNYVIAMLKDSPMLALIGVVDMLQKARAEGASSFQYIEPYTMVGIAFIVIAYPASLLMRALERRLGH